The following DNA comes from Peromyscus leucopus breed LL Stock chromosome 2, UCI_PerLeu_2.1, whole genome shotgun sequence.
GTTTTAGTTCGCTGATTCTGAAATGTTCTTCCCTaacctttaattttttacttcacAAAACTTGAAAGGGCTCTGACTGCTTCAAGGGGGTGATTAACTGTCTGCTAGCATGCCCCTCCAGTGATTATATTCAGTTTCTTTCAAGCTGAATTCTGCTGTAGCTTCCTCTGCTGAGGAAAGTTAAAGCAGGCTTCAGGCCATCACAACAAAAGATTGCCCAGAAGATCACTTATTTGTCTTTATGTTGTTACTGCCACAAAGTTCTATCTATGTGTCCTTCAGACATTCACTGCCACATAGAGGGAAGGACGTCACTGCTGCGTGGACAGACTTTGTGAAGTGCCTTCTGTTTTAGCACTTTAAGTCTTTCAGTTTGTTGACTTCTGACATTCCACTTTCCTAGAGTCTAGGAAAGATCTGTTATgtagttgtttttaaaatgtgccaATGCCTGTCCATTAACAAGATTAAAAAGATCAAGGTGTACGAGCATTCGGTTTATTGACCTTTGGGGGAATGTGATATACTGTAACTAGATCACAACTGAGCCATTAGTCTTGTCGCTTCATCAACATTAGCCGGTTCATTTTCACGGGGCTTCTGAGGAATCAAAGGGAAGAaagtttcaacaacaaaaacttaagtAACAGCAAACTAAACCACCATGACTACAAACTGTTACCTAGTTTAACTCTTCTAGAGTCCCTTAGGAAATACAATAAATTCTATATCAGACTTAGTGTTTGAGCCTGAATATGACTTAGAGTGCTATATATACCAAAACACTAGGTAAAAATTACTTATTCAAGTGTGTTAGCCTTCAGTTTATCAGTCATGAAAGCAACTAATTTCTACTTACCAGCTCTTTCTGCACAGATTTAAGAGAAAGGCTTTTTGAAAAGTTTGCAAGTTCTTTCTGTATATTTACAAAAGCTGTGTTCATTCTGTTGACTTTTTCATCATTCATAATGTttatctgtaaaaacaaaaaatcttagAATCTCATAACTGTTAAAGTACTGCACTATCTAAATgtcttagcaggtaaaggcatttgctgtgcaagcctggcagctgtcctctgacctcagacACCCTCTCCTACTCCTGTCTGCATGTGGCACAgacacaaaacttaaaaaaaaaaaagtttttaaaaaagaaatctataaaCTCTTGACTCTACCAAGTAGATATTTTACACAAAAGCTACTATTGTCTTATAAGGAAATTTAGTCAGAAagtttggacttttaaaaaatacggATTTGCCTCATGCTTAAGAGTCTGACATAAACAGATCAAAATGTatgatctggagctggagttgagtTTTCAGCAACCACATCATGTGGCTTAACCACCTTcatttctaggggatctgacaccctcttctggactctgcaggcctACATAGAAGTGGcatatgatacacatacacattttctaAAAAAATGTTATGTGACAAATCCTGGCTCTGGTATTTAACTCATTTATAATAAACAAACCTGGATCAAATGTTTTTAGTCCTTTCAAATAGGAAACTCTTGAGCCCTTTTCTGGACACCTTCTTTTAATGAATGAACATTAGCCCTCTTCAGTGTAAGCACAGAGAAGAAATGGTGTATTCAATGCTGCCACCAGTGTCTCCTTAAAagcctttggcttctttgtaCCACATTCTTCATGAGAACATCAATATTCCCTATTGTCATCCAGAAATACCACAATTATCTGCTGCTTAGTGAATTCAAAAACTCTGATCACTCTATGTGTGGAATCTCTGCTCAGTGAGTTCAAAAAATCTAGTCTAATGGTCTCCTGTCTCAAGGTCCTGTTCTGTTAACAATGGACCTCTACCCTCTGCCCCTATGAGACAACATATCTCCTCCCTCTACCACTCACttctcctccccacacccccaccccgtcACCTCTCACCTGTCGTACCTTGACAAAATTTGCTTGGTAACCTGGCTAAGCACAGTTGACCCATTCTGAGTCCAGATCTTAATCTGACTAAAGTCATAACTCACTGACTGGCTTCATTAAATTCATTGTCACAAATTTCAAGCTGTcatttatgtaaaatttaataAAGCTACTTTCTGAAGAAATTACTTGATATTAAC
Coding sequences within:
- the Rbis gene encoding ribosomal biogenesis factor isoform X2, whose product is MAKNKLKGQKSRNVFHIASQRTFKAKNKAKPVTTNLKKINIMNDEKVNRMNTAFVNIQKELANFSKSLSLKSVQKELKPRENEPANVDEATRLMAQL